In the Methanothermobacter marburgensis str. Marburg genome, GAAGCGATCCTTTTAACCGCTCCGGGAGGGGGGTATACGTCCGATGCAACAACTACGGGTTTTCCATATTCTATTATCTCCTCTATTATGCTGGACCTTGAGGCCTCCTTCATGCTTCCAAGGTAGAGAAGTCTCCCCTCCAGGTCTAGGACTGCCAGGCCAACCGTGAGGCCGGGATCAACACCAACTATCGTTAGGGGTTTCGCAGCACCCCTATCAGGATTTCTATTCTGCTGCAGATTATGATCCTCCAGAATTATCGCTTCCCTGGTTACCTATATTCTATAATAAATTATTTAGAGTTTTGGATAAACCAGAGAGGAACCTAGTCAGAGTCGCCTATATCTTTCAGGGAATCTCCCATGACCCTCCTTACCATTGACATATCACGGTACCTCCTGAATTCCTCCTCAAGTAGGGATCTGAAACGTTCAATGGCATATTCATCATGCCTGAGTTTTATCTTAACCCCATATTTGAGGTCCATGAGGATGAGGTTCTCAGGGGGTGCCGGGTCTATGAAAACCCTTTCGTCTGTATCCAGAAGTCTTGGAACATCATCTGGAGATAGTTCCCCCTCTGAAACCAGCAGGAGGACCCTCACCATTTTGCGTACCATCTGCCAGAGGAAGCTTTCACCGTAGACGTCCACCAGGATGGAGTTATCATCTTCTGATACCCTGACATCATTTATTTTTCTTATGGGATTCCTGTCCCTCCTCCTTGAGAAGTTGCTGAAGTCGTGGGTGCCTCTGAAGTGTTCAGCTGCCTTGGCCATTGCATCAATGTCCATGGACTCCCCCCTGTGGAGAATGTAGCGGTAGTGTCTCTCAAGGGGGTAGCGCACCTTGAATGGGTACATTACAGATGCCCAGGCAAGGACCTTTATGTCATGGGGGAGGAGGTCATTTATCTGGTTCACATGGATCTCCTCCTCTGTGAAGAAGCTCACAAAATTTCCCAGTGCATGGACACCCCTGTCAGTCCTGCCGGCTATCTGGAAGCGGGAATCTCCAGGACTTCTGATTACGCCGGCCTCCTTCAGGGCATCAAGGAGTTTTCCCTCCACAGTGGGGACATCAGGCTGTCTCTGAAACCCGTGATAGTTGGTACCGATATATGCAACCTTAAGTGCTATCTTCCTCATATTAGATCCCCCTGAACAATGTTACAGAGCAATGGATGCTTTAATTCTTTATTGATGAACATTTGACTAAGAAGCATGACTCCTGAAATAACATACACTCCTTTTATAGTCTGGTCAGAGATATCTGAACCATGATATCATGCCATGTTTTATATGTGATCCGCAAGTTATATTTTGATGATTCACTCACTCTGGGGTGCAGGTATGCGAAAGGTCTGGGGTTATCTAAGTATCATAACTGCAACGGTTTTCTTTGGTATGTCAGCAACCCTTGACAAGATAATGTTATCTGAGATGCACCCCATAACCATCGGGGCCTACACATACCTCATTGCAGGCATTTTTCTTTTCATGGTGAGGCAGTCACCCCTAAAAGAGAATATACTTGACGTGTTAAACAGAACAGGTGGGATAGAGAGCAGAATAACCGGAAGGGATTACCTTTTACTCCTGCTCACAGCACTCCTCAGTACGGTTATTGCACCTGTACTTTTCCTTACAGGTCTTGGTGAGACAACAGCCGTTAATGCATCCCTCCTTTTAAACATTGAGGTCCTCTTCATTATTATCTTAGGTTACCTGATTTTCAGGGAGACGCTTAAATTTAAGGACCTCCTTGGAATAATGCTTCTCATAGGTGGCGCCGCCTACCTCGTCAGTGAGGGTGAGTTTCAGAGCCTCTTCAACAATGTGGCGCTGAGCGGCAACCTCCTTGTTATCTTGGC is a window encoding:
- the truA gene encoding tRNA pseudouridine(38-40) synthase TruA gives rise to the protein MRKIALKVAYIGTNYHGFQRQPDVPTVEGKLLDALKEAGVIRSPGDSRFQIAGRTDRGVHALGNFVSFFTEEEIHVNQINDLLPHDIKVLAWASVMYPFKVRYPLERHYRYILHRGESMDIDAMAKAAEHFRGTHDFSNFSRRRDRNPIRKINDVRVSEDDNSILVDVYGESFLWQMVRKMVRVLLLVSEGELSPDDVPRLLDTDERVFIDPAPPENLILMDLKYGVKIKLRHDEYAIERFRSLLEEEFRRYRDMSMVRRVMGDSLKDIGDSD
- a CDS encoding DMT family transporter codes for the protein MRKVWGYLSIITATVFFGMSATLDKIMLSEMHPITIGAYTYLIAGIFLFMVRQSPLKENILDVLNRTGGIESRITGRDYLLLLLTALLSTVIAPVLFLTGLGETTAVNASLLLNIEVLFIIILGYLIFRETLKFKDLLGIMLLIGGAAYLVSEGEFQSLFNNVALSGNLLVILAAFFWSLDTVLSKFLSKKRDLILLSGIKSSVGGFLLLIIMLILGLSTALPTEMLPYALMVSIFSIGCSFILIYIAVREIGAAMVGSLFPLSSLFGAIFAFLILNEPFSAMQVVSGIVMLTGVIILYWNGMKK